Proteins from a single region of Harmonia axyridis chromosome 4, icHarAxyr1.1, whole genome shotgun sequence:
- the LOC123678418 gene encoding uncharacterized protein LOC123678418 isoform X1 — MSFNNQSSDMIPIQVEYAEYKRKKEYLKRIVRLTTSKMQDDESDVESGSMSYRIHYKIYIEALEQLLGKEVVERKIKDKEEREKREKEEKKIEERTWTEKLAIFKAMNRASCYKQLLDQVIIGQESIKDANLLMANLCSQDKQRNTHRHLEFTPTVPKRAL, encoded by the exons ATGTCGTTTAATAACCAGAGTTCCGACATGATCCCAATACAAGTTG aatatgcagaatataaacggaagaaagaatatttgaagagaataGTGAGACTCACGACATCAAAGATGCAGGATGACGAAAGTGATGTGGAGAGCGGCTCAATGAGCTACAGAATCCATTACAAAATCTACATAGAGGCTCTGGAGCAATTATTAGGCAAGGAAGTAgttgagagaaaaataaaagataaggaggaaagagaaaagagagagaaagaagaaaagaaaattgaagaaagaacctGGACCGAAAAGTTAGCAATTTTCAAAGCTATGAACAGAGCTTCTTGCTATAAGCAACTCTTGGATCAAGTAATTATCGGACAAGAAAGTATAAAAGATGCAAATTTGTTAATGGCGAACCTCTGTAGCCAGGACAAACAAAGAAATACACATAGACATTTAGAATTCACTCCTACTGTACCAAAAAGGGCTTTGTAA